In Ischnura elegans chromosome 6, ioIscEleg1.1, whole genome shotgun sequence, one genomic interval encodes:
- the LOC124160365 gene encoding endocuticle structural glycoprotein SgAbd-2-like gives MKMLASTLLLLLPVVLAAPQVRQYRPPVRQHQPGEHIAILSYVSDGPNPDGSYSYSYQTENGISAAEAGQLKNPGTVDEAMVAQGSYSYTAPDGTPIELRYIADENGFRAEGAHLPVGPPIPPAIQRALDYLATLPVTTQRPF, from the exons TTGGCGTCCACACTTCTCCTTCTGCTGCCCGTGGTACTCGCGGCGCCCCAGGTCAGGCAATACCGTCCGCCGGTTAGGCAGCACCAACCTGGGGAGCATATTGCCATCCTGAGCTACGTGAGCGACGGACCCAACCCGGATGGAAGCTACTCCTACAG CTACCAGACTGAAAACGGTATCTCGGCCGCGGAAGCGGGCCAGTTGAAAAATCCCGGCACCGTCGATGAGGCCATGGTCGCCCAGGGCTCATACTCCTACACCGCACCAGATGGAACCCCGATCGAACTCAGATACATCGCAGATGAGAACGGATTCCGCGCAGAAGGTGCTCATCTGCCAGTTGGCCCACCCATTCCCCCTGCAATCCAGAGAGCACTCGACTACCTGGCCACACTTCCAGTCACCACACAAAGGCCCTTCTAA